Proteins encoded in a region of the Halioglobus maricola genome:
- a CDS encoding flavin-containing monooxygenase — protein sequence MTEAFEINASEVEIAAALEDASIPALMLSMLHMSGDTSILDGPIKPGGAYINEYQGYMSEEDKATVRAQAMDIIRNYRDGGCQLPPTPDRATLLRMMNFLVAQDVPEEYLPMMLEEIEIDGVDQRSDAWGDEVPQQSREQHHVLIIGAGMSGILAAIRLQEAGIPFTVIEKNSGVGGTWFENRYPGARVDVSNHLYCYSFEPAHHWTQYFAQQPELQTYFENVADKHRLLDQIHFNTEVVSAIWDEDEQIWQVETRHKQGASRTHRVNSVISAVGQLNRPKLPDVPGIDSFGGQWCHSAEWDDSIDISGKRVALVGAGASAFQIAPAIAEQAGSLTVFQRVPPWMFENPIYHETVPEGMKWCLQHLPCYAKWFRFLLFWCACDGAYDAIVVDPAWPHQDRSVNEMNDFVHQLFSDYIRGQVHDEELLPKVMPDYPPMGRRTLQDNGSWLKALQRDNVDLQAQGISAVTADGITAEDGQAFDADVIIYATGFKTADFLWPMTITGRNGKVLAESWATEPSAYLGVTVPEFPNFYCLFGPGTNLAFGGSLIFNGECQVRYTLECIKLLLQSDSAAIECREEVHSDYQQRFRDLHAKLIWEHPGVNSFYSNAEGKVTLLWPWKIIDMWRWTRAANSDDYQLS from the coding sequence ATGACAGAAGCCTTTGAGATCAACGCCAGCGAAGTCGAGATCGCCGCCGCGCTGGAAGATGCCAGCATTCCTGCCCTCATGTTGAGCATGCTCCATATGAGTGGCGATACCAGCATTCTGGACGGTCCAATAAAGCCCGGTGGTGCCTACATCAACGAATACCAGGGCTATATGTCTGAGGAGGACAAGGCAACGGTCCGAGCCCAGGCGATGGACATCATTCGCAACTACCGCGATGGGGGCTGCCAACTGCCGCCCACGCCGGACCGGGCGACCCTGCTGCGGATGATGAACTTCCTCGTGGCACAGGATGTGCCCGAAGAATACCTGCCGATGATGCTGGAAGAGATCGAAATCGATGGCGTCGACCAGCGCTCCGATGCGTGGGGTGACGAAGTTCCACAGCAAAGTCGCGAACAGCACCATGTGCTGATTATCGGTGCCGGCATGTCCGGCATCCTCGCCGCCATTCGCCTCCAGGAAGCGGGCATCCCCTTCACCGTGATTGAGAAGAACAGCGGCGTCGGCGGCACCTGGTTTGAGAACCGCTACCCCGGCGCAAGAGTGGATGTGAGCAACCATCTCTACTGCTACTCTTTTGAGCCTGCCCACCACTGGACCCAATACTTTGCGCAACAGCCAGAGCTGCAAACGTACTTTGAGAACGTCGCGGACAAACACAGGCTGCTGGACCAGATTCACTTCAATACCGAGGTGGTGAGCGCCATCTGGGACGAAGATGAACAGATATGGCAGGTGGAAACACGCCACAAACAAGGTGCGAGCCGGACCCACAGGGTCAATTCGGTCATCAGCGCGGTCGGCCAGTTAAATCGACCAAAGCTGCCAGATGTGCCGGGTATCGACTCTTTCGGCGGCCAGTGGTGTCACTCAGCCGAATGGGACGACAGTATCGACATCAGCGGCAAGCGTGTGGCACTCGTAGGCGCAGGTGCAAGCGCCTTCCAGATTGCGCCCGCCATCGCTGAACAGGCCGGCTCACTCACTGTATTCCAACGCGTACCACCGTGGATGTTCGAGAACCCGATCTATCACGAGACTGTTCCCGAAGGTATGAAGTGGTGCCTGCAGCACCTGCCCTGCTACGCCAAGTGGTTCCGTTTCCTGTTGTTCTGGTGCGCCTGTGACGGGGCCTACGATGCCATTGTGGTAGACCCCGCGTGGCCCCATCAGGATCGCTCGGTCAATGAGATGAATGACTTTGTGCACCAGCTGTTCAGCGACTACATTCGCGGCCAGGTCCACGACGAGGAATTGCTGCCCAAGGTCATGCCAGACTACCCGCCTATGGGCCGACGCACCCTGCAGGACAACGGCAGCTGGCTCAAGGCCTTACAGCGAGACAATGTTGATCTCCAGGCACAAGGCATTAGCGCGGTAACTGCTGACGGCATCACCGCCGAGGACGGTCAGGCGTTTGACGCTGACGTCATCATCTATGCCACCGGTTTCAAGACGGCCGACTTCCTCTGGCCTATGACAATCACCGGGAGAAACGGCAAGGTATTGGCTGAAAGCTGGGCCACCGAGCCGTCTGCTTACCTCGGTGTTACCGTGCCTGAGTTCCCCAACTTCTACTGCTTGTTCGGCCCCGGCACCAACCTCGCCTTCGGCGGCAGCCTGATCTTCAACGGCGAGTGCCAGGTACGCTACACCCTGGAATGCATCAAGCTGCTGCTCCAAAGTGACAGCGCAGCTATCGAGTGCAGGGAGGAAGTTCACAGCGATTACCAGCAGCGCTTTCGCGACTTACATGCCAAGCTGATCTGGGAACACCCCGGGGTAAACAGTTTCTACAGCAATGCCGAGGGCAAGGTCACCTTGCTATGGCCGTGGAAGATCATCGATATGTGGCGCTGGACCCGCGCTGCAAACAGTGACGACTATCAATTAAGCTAA
- a CDS encoding SDR family NAD(P)-dependent oxidoreductase: MTALKGKVALVTGAASGIGFACARRFASEGATVVGMDLNPCDDWEDVTASSSASELILADVTNAQAHLDIVNTAISKHGSIDILLTAAGVGEAGPVNMLDEAAWDRIIDINLKGTFLAIKAALEPMLEKRSGSIITVASVEGINGTEGGSAYNASKGGVALLTKNVAIDYGKVGIRCNCICPGFIETPMFSQVLDQLPDFKTDIQRQIKLGRFGQPEEIASAALFLASDDASYMTGQNLVVDGGYTAGHSHGITEMLGLV; the protein is encoded by the coding sequence ATGACCGCACTGAAAGGAAAGGTTGCACTGGTCACCGGCGCTGCCTCGGGTATTGGTTTCGCCTGCGCGCGCCGCTTTGCCAGCGAGGGTGCCACCGTCGTGGGCATGGACCTGAACCCCTGCGATGACTGGGAGGACGTCACCGCAAGTTCCTCCGCCAGTGAACTCATTCTCGCAGACGTGACCAACGCCCAGGCGCATCTCGATATCGTCAATACCGCCATCAGCAAGCACGGCTCCATCGATATCCTGCTAACAGCCGCCGGTGTGGGCGAAGCAGGCCCGGTCAACATGCTCGATGAAGCGGCGTGGGATCGCATCATCGACATCAACCTGAAAGGCACCTTCCTGGCCATTAAGGCGGCACTGGAGCCAATGCTGGAAAAGCGCAGTGGCAGCATCATCACGGTGGCGAGTGTGGAGGGCATCAATGGCACCGAAGGAGGCAGTGCCTACAACGCCTCGAAAGGCGGCGTGGCCCTGCTCACCAAGAACGTGGCGATCGACTACGGCAAAGTAGGCATCCGCTGTAACTGTATCTGCCCCGGGTTCATCGAAACGCCCATGTTCAGCCAGGTACTGGACCAACTGCCGGACTTCAAGACGGACATCCAGCGCCAGATCAAATTGGGGAGATTCGGCCAGCCGGAGGAGATCGCCAGCGCAGCACTCTTCCTGGCCTCCGATGATGCCTCCTATATGACGGGGCAAAACCTGGTTGTAGACGGCGGCTACACCGCAGGCCACAGCCACGGTATTACCGAAATGCTGGGTCTGGTTTAG
- a CDS encoding sugar phosphate isomerase/epimerase family protein translates to MDVRIGMDMRLWGDSVGVAELPQLEMLASLGYAGVEIPLSGQGTSELKLLRVALADLGLVALANTVIPAGSNPIDSSLAVRRRAVDYLKARVDDTAQLGSKVLCGGLFQAQGQLSGVPPTDREWDWSRRCLREVGEHAASCDVKLALEFQSRFDAHLVNTAADASRMCEDIDLENLGVLYNTFHAHLEEFNPARALPAAGERLMLVHLSESHRGELGRGQVQWQETFATLDFLDYHGWLVVQARGLASSGDAVPANIWREQFDSREQLSTDAIALIQHALRLQRQ, encoded by the coding sequence GTGGACGTCCGGATCGGCATGGATATGCGCTTATGGGGCGACAGTGTTGGCGTGGCGGAACTGCCACAGCTGGAGATGCTGGCGTCGCTGGGCTATGCCGGGGTCGAGATCCCGCTGTCCGGCCAGGGCACATCCGAGTTGAAACTGCTGCGCGTCGCGCTGGCTGATCTGGGTCTGGTAGCACTGGCCAATACGGTTATCCCCGCAGGTTCCAATCCCATCGATAGTTCTCTTGCTGTGCGCCGTCGCGCGGTGGACTACCTCAAGGCACGGGTAGATGACACTGCCCAACTGGGCAGCAAGGTTTTGTGTGGCGGTCTGTTCCAGGCTCAGGGTCAATTGAGTGGCGTTCCACCCACTGATCGAGAGTGGGACTGGAGCCGGCGTTGCCTGCGTGAGGTGGGTGAACACGCCGCCAGTTGTGATGTAAAGCTGGCGCTCGAGTTCCAGAGCCGTTTCGATGCGCATTTAGTCAACACTGCCGCTGACGCCTCCCGTATGTGTGAGGACATCGACCTGGAAAATCTCGGCGTGCTCTACAACACCTTCCATGCCCATCTGGAGGAATTCAATCCCGCCCGCGCACTACCTGCCGCTGGCGAGCGCCTGATGCTGGTGCACCTGAGTGAGAGCCATCGGGGTGAATTGGGGCGCGGCCAGGTGCAGTGGCAGGAGACCTTTGCCACGCTCGATTTTCTCGACTATCACGGTTGGCTTGTGGTGCAGGCCAGGGGGTTGGCTAGCTCGGGGGATGCGGTTCCGGCCAATATCTGGCGCGAGCAGTTCGACAGTCGCGAGCAGTTGAGTACCGATGCCATTGCCTTGATCCAGCACGCGCTGCGCCTGCAGCGTCAGTAA
- a CDS encoding MFS transporter, with the protein MRNWFPAFAGMACLGFGAGLMSIYGFFVPALSEEFGVGAATINIGPVALMLVPGLAAPFVGKFADSMPIRRIILAGCTLAMLGLVLTSLAPSLAVAGLCFLLFALGMTLYGPVVVNSLMVKLYVGREGKALALVAAGTSIASAVLPPLVGAGLEMFGWRTALAALALTLLVVLWLLVWLCIPADIGASVGGAASKPAEIYRRREFWLVGVAVALVFNVSVLATICYPPLFISRGMDPVEVGLMLSISAIAGLSGKVFVAISADYLQDRPRVLAIGIMLVQCTGIAILLLFKEGWPIWLGLACSGFGVGAFLPVHPWLNSRYFDTAVIGQVNGAQMPLMLPLALAGPPLAGLVFDRTGSYDPVLASMVVLLLLACLVLTILPRPAPAPAPVA; encoded by the coding sequence TGGCCTGATGAGTATCTATGGGTTTTTCGTGCCGGCTCTCTCTGAGGAGTTCGGGGTAGGGGCGGCCACCATCAATATTGGCCCGGTGGCGTTGATGCTCGTGCCGGGTCTGGCGGCGCCTTTTGTAGGCAAGTTTGCTGACAGTATGCCGATTCGCCGCATAATTCTCGCGGGGTGCACTCTGGCGATGCTGGGGCTGGTGCTCACCAGCTTGGCCCCCAGTCTGGCCGTCGCCGGCCTGTGTTTCCTGCTGTTTGCCCTGGGTATGACCCTGTATGGCCCCGTGGTGGTTAATAGCCTCATGGTCAAACTCTATGTCGGACGTGAGGGCAAGGCCCTGGCGCTCGTCGCAGCTGGAACCAGCATTGCCTCTGCCGTGCTGCCGCCGCTGGTGGGAGCAGGGCTGGAGATGTTTGGTTGGCGCACCGCGCTGGCTGCGCTCGCGCTGACGCTGCTAGTAGTCCTGTGGTTGTTGGTCTGGTTGTGCATTCCCGCTGATATTGGCGCGAGCGTCGGTGGCGCGGCGAGTAAACCCGCCGAGATCTATCGCCGCCGTGAGTTCTGGCTGGTGGGTGTGGCTGTTGCTCTGGTGTTCAATGTGTCGGTGCTGGCTACGATCTGTTATCCGCCCCTGTTTATCAGTCGTGGGATGGACCCGGTTGAGGTGGGGCTGATGTTGAGTATTAGCGCCATCGCCGGGCTCAGCGGAAAAGTGTTTGTCGCTATCAGCGCCGACTATTTGCAGGACCGCCCCAGGGTACTTGCCATCGGTATTATGCTGGTGCAGTGCACAGGCATTGCCATCTTGTTGCTGTTCAAAGAGGGCTGGCCGATCTGGCTGGGGCTGGCTTGTTCCGGTTTCGGGGTCGGTGCTTTTCTTCCCGTGCATCCCTGGCTTAACAGTCGTTACTTCGATACCGCCGTTATCGGCCAGGTCAACGGCGCCCAGATGCCACTGATGTTGCCTCTCGCGCTGGCAGGTCCGCCTCTGGCGGGGCTGGTCTTTGACCGCACGGGTAGCTACGACCCGGTGCTGGCGAGTATGGTCGTGCTGCTGTTGCTGGCCTGCCTGGTGTTGACCATCCTGCCCCGGCCGGCGCCGGCGCCGGCCCCTGTCGCGTGA